One Mycolicibacterium goodii genomic region harbors:
- a CDS encoding DUF721 family protein, translated as MTGEFDDPTDDRMSGVGSGSDVPASGPPDHLAGLRGIDLVRRTLEEARGAARSQGKDVGRGRSGPVRRQPGNRRRRTWSGPGPDVRDPQLLGAVANDLAKSRGWTPRVAEGSVFGRWRAVVGDQIAEHATPTALNEGVLTVTAESTAWATQLRMVQSQLLAKIAAAVGDGVVTSLKIVGPAGPSWRKGRYHVSGRGPRDTYG; from the coding sequence ATGACCGGCGAGTTCGACGATCCCACGGACGACCGGATGAGCGGGGTCGGCAGTGGCAGCGACGTACCTGCTTCTGGCCCCCCGGATCACCTGGCGGGTCTTCGCGGAATCGACCTGGTGCGTCGCACGCTCGAGGAGGCCCGTGGGGCGGCACGCAGCCAGGGCAAGGACGTCGGTCGCGGCCGCAGCGGGCCGGTGCGCCGGCAGCCCGGAAACCGCAGGCGCCGAACCTGGTCGGGACCAGGTCCGGACGTGCGGGATCCACAACTGCTCGGCGCGGTCGCCAACGACCTCGCGAAATCCCGGGGATGGACACCCCGCGTCGCGGAGGGTTCGGTGTTCGGACGGTGGCGCGCCGTGGTCGGTGACCAGATCGCCGAGCACGCGACCCCGACCGCGCTCAACGAGGGAGTGCTGACCGTGACGGCCGAGTCCACGGCGTGGGCCACGCAGCTGCGGATGGTGCAGTCCCAGCTGTTGGCCAAGATCGCGGCCGCGGTCGGCGACGGCGTGGTCACGTCACTGAAGATCGTGGGTCCGGCAGGCCCGTCGTGGCGGAAGGGCCGCTACCACGTGTCGGGGCGCGGTCCGCGGGACACCTACGGGTGA
- a CDS encoding FecCD family ABC transporter permease encodes MITQAPAAPTRKTRNNRAVGLAVATVVLAVTCVASLAIGTQNVSLVTVWQAVTDYRDVGDQWIVHDLRIPRTVLGLLVGLALGLSGTLIQAVGRNPLADSEILGINSGAALFVVAAIAFFGFSGIWTYIGFAFLGALFAMLLVYLIGMTGRATVTPVRVLLAGVAIGAVMDGFGFVIRLQNPRAFDNMRFWDAGALDGRPLEVAGAIAPFIAVGAVLCLVVSRSLNITALGEDLAKSMGGNVVRTQVLSMTAVTLLAGAATAGAGPIGFVGLMVPHAVRRFTGPDWRWVLAYATVVAPSLMLAADIVGRVVIRPSELPAGIVTAFLGAPVLIWLIRRSKADRA; translated from the coding sequence GTGATCACCCAGGCACCGGCTGCACCCACGCGGAAGACCCGCAACAACCGTGCCGTCGGCCTCGCGGTCGCGACGGTCGTGCTGGCCGTGACGTGCGTGGCAAGCCTCGCGATCGGCACGCAGAACGTCTCACTGGTCACGGTCTGGCAGGCCGTCACCGACTACCGGGACGTCGGCGACCAGTGGATTGTGCACGACCTGCGGATCCCCCGCACCGTGCTGGGCCTGCTGGTCGGCCTGGCGCTCGGACTCTCGGGCACCCTGATCCAGGCTGTGGGGCGTAACCCGCTGGCCGACTCCGAGATCCTCGGCATCAACTCCGGTGCGGCGCTGTTCGTCGTCGCGGCGATCGCATTCTTCGGATTCAGCGGAATCTGGACGTACATCGGATTCGCGTTCCTGGGAGCACTTTTCGCGATGCTTCTGGTGTACCTCATCGGCATGACCGGGCGTGCCACCGTGACGCCGGTCCGCGTGCTGCTGGCGGGCGTCGCGATCGGCGCCGTGATGGACGGTTTCGGCTTCGTCATCCGGTTGCAGAACCCGCGCGCGTTCGACAACATGCGGTTCTGGGACGCCGGCGCCCTCGACGGCCGCCCGCTCGAGGTGGCAGGTGCAATCGCCCCGTTCATCGCCGTCGGCGCCGTGCTGTGCCTTGTTGTTTCGCGGTCGCTCAACATCACGGCCCTGGGCGAGGATCTCGCCAAGAGCATGGGCGGCAACGTCGTTCGCACTCAGGTCCTCAGCATGACGGCGGTGACGCTGCTGGCAGGTGCGGCCACCGCGGGCGCCGGCCCGATCGGCTTCGTCGGCCTGATGGTGCCGCATGCGGTGCGGCGGTTCACCGGGCCCGACTGGCGTTGGGTGCTCGCGTACGCGACGGTGGTCGCGCCGAGCCTCATGCTCGCCGCCGACATCGTCGGCCGCGTCGTCATCCGACCCTCGGAACTGCCCGCGGGCATCGTGACGGCGTTCCTCGGCGCCCCGGTGCTGATCTGGCTGATCCGGCGATCGAAGGCCGACCGCGCATGA
- the recF gene encoding DNA replication/repair protein RecF (All proteins in this family for which functions are known are DNA-binding proteins that assist the filamentation of RecA onto DNA for the initiation of recombination or recombinational repair.) encodes MYVRHLGLTDFRSWARAELELEPGRTVFVGPNGFGKTNLVEALWYSATLGSHRVATDAPLIRAGAERAIVSTIVVNEGRELAVDLEITSGRANKARLNRSPVRSAREILGVLRAVLFSPEDLSLVRGDPGDRRRYLDELATTRRPALAGVRADYDKVVRQRTALLKTAAGARYRGDRSVLDTLDVWDGHLAAHGAALVASRVKLVEELQPEVEKAYQLLAPASRPAAIRYRSSVEAIENAAAPEGVEFYEAALLDALARKRDAELERGVCLVGPHRDDLELRLGDQPAKGFASHGESWSMALALRLGAYELLRSDGVEPVLCLDDVFAELDTARRRALANVAGAAEQVLVTAAVGEDIPDDWDARRVEIRMIEDDGGRVSMVQS; translated from the coding sequence ATGTATGTCCGGCATCTCGGACTGACTGACTTCCGGTCGTGGGCACGGGCTGAGCTGGAGCTCGAGCCGGGGCGCACGGTCTTCGTCGGCCCCAACGGTTTCGGTAAGACGAATCTCGTTGAGGCCTTGTGGTATTCGGCCACACTCGGATCCCACCGGGTGGCCACCGACGCGCCACTGATCCGCGCGGGTGCGGAGCGGGCGATCGTGTCGACCATCGTGGTCAACGAAGGACGCGAACTTGCGGTGGATCTCGAGATCACCAGCGGTCGTGCCAACAAGGCCCGGTTGAACCGCTCCCCGGTCCGGAGTGCACGAGAGATCCTCGGTGTCCTGCGCGCGGTGTTGTTCAGTCCAGAAGATCTGTCGCTCGTGCGGGGTGATCCCGGTGATCGCAGGCGTTATCTCGACGAGCTGGCGACCACCCGTCGTCCAGCGTTGGCGGGCGTGCGCGCGGATTACGACAAGGTGGTCCGGCAGCGCACCGCGTTGTTGAAAACCGCAGCGGGAGCACGTTACCGAGGCGACCGAAGCGTCCTCGACACCCTCGATGTGTGGGACGGCCACCTCGCCGCGCATGGTGCCGCGCTCGTCGCGTCACGCGTGAAACTCGTCGAGGAACTGCAGCCGGAGGTCGAGAAGGCCTATCAGCTGCTGGCACCTGCCTCCAGACCCGCGGCCATCCGGTACCGCAGCAGTGTCGAGGCGATCGAGAATGCCGCGGCCCCCGAAGGTGTCGAGTTCTACGAGGCGGCGTTGCTCGACGCGCTCGCGCGCAAGCGTGACGCCGAGCTCGAGCGGGGCGTGTGCCTGGTCGGACCGCACCGTGACGATCTGGAGTTGCGGCTCGGTGATCAACCCGCGAAAGGCTTTGCGAGCCACGGTGAATCATGGTCGATGGCGTTGGCGTTGAGGCTCGGTGCCTACGAACTGTTGCGCTCGGACGGTGTCGAGCCGGTGCTGTGCCTCGACGACGTGTTCGCCGAACTCGACACCGCGCGCAGGCGCGCGCTGGCCAACGTGGCCGGGGCCGCCGAGCAGGTTCTGGTGACGGCCGCTGTGGGCGAGGACATTCCGGACGACTGGGACGCGCGGCGCGTCGAGATCCGGATGATCGAGGACGACGGTGGCCGAGTGTCGATGGTGCAGTCATGA
- the gnd gene encoding phosphogluconate dehydrogenase (NAD(+)-dependent, decarboxylating), which translates to MQLGLIGLGKMGFNMRERLREAGHEVVGYDPRPEVSDVANLEELAGALSAPRVVWVMVPSGTITHSTIVELADVLSAGDLVIDGGNSRYTEDGPHAKLLGDKGISFIDAGVSGGIWGLTEGYGLMVGGSDDDVARAMPIFDALRPPGDLADGFVHAGPVGAGHYAKMVHNGIEYGLMHAYAEGYELLAAEELIKNPQAVIQAWSNGTVVRSWLQSLLAKALKEDPGFAEISGYTEDSGEGRWTVEEAIAHRVPMPVIAASLFARFASRQDDSPTMKAVSALRNQFGGHAVKRISESG; encoded by the coding sequence ATGCAACTCGGGTTGATCGGCCTGGGCAAGATGGGCTTCAACATGCGCGAACGTCTGCGCGAGGCCGGCCACGAGGTCGTCGGTTACGACCCTCGCCCAGAGGTCAGCGACGTCGCGAACCTCGAGGAACTCGCGGGTGCGCTCTCGGCGCCCCGTGTGGTCTGGGTGATGGTGCCGTCGGGCACGATCACCCACAGCACGATCGTCGAACTGGCGGATGTGCTCAGCGCGGGTGATCTGGTGATCGACGGCGGCAATTCGCGCTACACAGAAGACGGTCCGCACGCAAAGTTGTTGGGTGACAAGGGCATCAGCTTCATCGACGCCGGTGTGTCGGGTGGCATCTGGGGCCTGACCGAGGGTTACGGCCTGATGGTCGGCGGCAGCGACGACGATGTGGCCCGGGCCATGCCGATCTTCGACGCGCTGCGGCCGCCGGGTGATCTCGCCGACGGGTTCGTCCACGCCGGGCCGGTCGGCGCGGGCCACTACGCCAAGATGGTGCACAACGGCATCGAGTACGGCCTGATGCATGCCTATGCCGAGGGTTATGAACTGCTGGCCGCCGAGGAGCTCATCAAGAATCCGCAGGCGGTGATCCAGGCATGGAGCAACGGCACCGTGGTGCGGTCGTGGTTGCAATCGCTGCTCGCCAAGGCGCTCAAGGAAGACCCTGGTTTCGCCGAGATCAGTGGTTACACCGAGGATTCCGGTGAGGGGCGGTGGACGGTCGAGGAGGCCATCGCGCACCGGGTCCCGATGCCGGTGATCGCCGCGTCGCTGTTCGCCCGGTTCGCCTCGAGGCAGGACGACTCGCCGACCATGAAGGCCGTCTCGGCGTTGCGCAACCAGTTCGGTGGTCACGCCGTGAAGCGGATCAGCGAATCAGGTTAG
- a CDS encoding siderophore-interacting protein translates to MSFSYASVIETKALNPRMVRITLQVEDLRTLDVKQAPDSAVAVYMPGTDEGRNYSVRNQRGDLIDLDVVLHARGVGTEWAARARRGDRVGLDHARSWYRPDPDAQWQLLMTDLSGLPATARILDVLSPTVPVTVIAEVADSADLDYLPVHASARLIPSIGTGNGNAPSELANLVRELKLPQGRGYCWFAGEAAESRAVRKYFRGLGYQVDQLDITGYWRFDSETWDAKFALVETDVLAVYERALADGKGDKVAFEEFDAACERIGL, encoded by the coding sequence GTGAGCTTCTCGTATGCGTCCGTCATCGAGACCAAGGCGCTCAACCCCCGGATGGTCCGGATCACCCTGCAGGTCGAGGACCTGCGCACCCTCGATGTCAAGCAGGCGCCCGACTCCGCGGTCGCGGTGTACATGCCCGGCACCGACGAGGGCCGGAATTACTCGGTTCGGAATCAGCGTGGCGATCTGATCGATCTCGACGTGGTGCTGCACGCGCGCGGTGTCGGGACCGAGTGGGCGGCGCGGGCCCGACGCGGTGATCGGGTGGGCCTCGACCACGCCCGCTCGTGGTACCGGCCGGATCCGGACGCGCAGTGGCAGCTGCTGATGACCGATCTGTCGGGTCTGCCTGCGACGGCGCGGATTCTCGACGTACTCTCCCCCACGGTGCCGGTCACGGTGATCGCCGAGGTGGCCGATTCCGCCGACCTGGACTATCTGCCCGTACACGCGAGCGCGCGGCTGATCCCGTCGATCGGAACCGGCAACGGGAATGCGCCGAGTGAACTCGCCAACCTCGTGCGGGAGCTGAAACTGCCGCAGGGGCGAGGCTACTGCTGGTTCGCGGGTGAGGCCGCCGAGTCGCGGGCGGTGCGGAAGTACTTCCGGGGGCTGGGGTACCAGGTCGATCAGCTGGACATCACGGGGTACTGGCGATTCGACTCCGAAACCTGGGATGCCAAATTCGCGCTGGTGGAAACGGATGTCCTGGCGGTGTACGAGCGTGCACTCGCCGACGGCAAGGGGGACAAAGTGGCATTTGAGGAATTCGACGCGGCCTGCGAGCGAATCGGTCTGTAG
- the gyrB gene encoding DNA topoisomerase (ATP-hydrolyzing) subunit B has product MAAQKNNAPKEYGADSITILEGLEAVRKRPGMYIGSTGERGLHHLIWEVVDNAVDEAMAGFATRVDVKIHADGSVEVKDDGRGIPVEMHATGMPTIDVVMTQLHAGGKFDGETYAVSGGLHGVGVSVVNALSTRLEATVLRDGHEWFQYYDRSVPGELKQGAPTKETGTTIRFWADPEIFETTDYNFETVARRLQEMAFLNKGLTIELTDERVSAEEVVDDVVSDTADAPKTADEKAAEASAPNKVKHRVFHYPGGLVDYVKHINRTKTPIQQSIIDFAGKGPGHEVEIAMQWNAGYSESVHTFANTINTHEGGTHEEGFRAALTSVVNRYAKEKKLLKDKDPNLTGDDIREGLAAVISVKVAEPQFEGQTKTKLGNTEVKSFVQKICNEQLQHWFEANPAEAKTVVNKAVSSAQARIAARKARELVRRKSATDIGGLPGKLADCRSTDPSKSELYVVEGDSAGGSAKSGRDSMFQAILPLRGKIINVEKARIDRVLKNTEVQSIITALGTGIHDEFDITKLRYHKIVLMADADVDGQHISTLLLTLLFRFMKPLIENGHVFLAQPPLYKLKWQRSEPEFAYSDRERDGLLEAGRKAGKKINVDDGIQRYKGLGEMDAKELWETTMDPSVRVLRQVTLDDAAAADELFSILMGEDVEARRSFITRNAKDVRFLDV; this is encoded by the coding sequence GTGGCTGCCCAGAAGAATAATGCGCCCAAGGAGTATGGCGCCGATTCCATCACCATCCTCGAGGGTCTGGAAGCGGTCCGCAAACGTCCCGGTATGTATATCGGCTCGACCGGCGAGCGTGGTCTTCACCACCTGATCTGGGAGGTCGTCGACAACGCGGTCGATGAGGCGATGGCCGGGTTCGCCACTCGCGTCGACGTCAAGATCCACGCCGACGGCAGCGTCGAGGTCAAGGATGACGGCCGCGGTATCCCGGTCGAGATGCACGCGACGGGCATGCCCACCATCGACGTCGTGATGACCCAGCTGCACGCGGGCGGCAAGTTCGACGGTGAGACGTACGCGGTGTCGGGCGGCCTGCACGGTGTGGGTGTCTCCGTGGTGAACGCGCTGTCGACGCGTCTGGAGGCCACGGTGCTGCGCGACGGCCACGAGTGGTTCCAGTACTACGACCGTTCGGTGCCCGGCGAACTCAAGCAGGGTGCGCCGACCAAGGAGACCGGCACCACGATCCGGTTCTGGGCCGATCCGGAGATCTTCGAGACCACCGATTACAACTTCGAGACGGTCGCGCGCCGCCTGCAGGAGATGGCGTTCCTCAACAAGGGCCTCACCATCGAGCTCACCGACGAGCGGGTCAGCGCGGAAGAAGTGGTCGACGACGTCGTCAGCGATACCGCCGATGCCCCGAAGACGGCCGACGAGAAGGCCGCCGAGGCCAGTGCGCCGAACAAGGTCAAGCACCGTGTCTTCCACTACCCCGGCGGTCTGGTCGACTACGTCAAACACATCAACCGCACGAAAACCCCAATCCAGCAGAGCATCATCGACTTCGCGGGCAAGGGGCCCGGTCATGAGGTCGAGATCGCGATGCAATGGAATGCGGGGTATTCGGAGTCGGTGCACACCTTCGCCAACACCATCAACACGCATGAGGGTGGTACGCACGAGGAGGGTTTCCGTGCGGCGCTGACCAGCGTGGTGAACCGGTACGCCAAAGAGAAGAAGCTGCTCAAGGACAAGGATCCGAACCTCACCGGTGACGACATCCGCGAGGGTCTGGCGGCGGTGATCTCGGTGAAGGTCGCCGAACCGCAGTTCGAGGGCCAGACCAAGACCAAACTGGGCAACACCGAGGTCAAGTCGTTCGTGCAGAAGATCTGCAACGAGCAGCTGCAGCACTGGTTCGAGGCCAACCCCGCCGAAGCGAAGACCGTTGTGAACAAAGCGGTTTCGTCGGCACAGGCGCGGATCGCGGCGCGTAAGGCGCGCGAGTTGGTGCGGCGTAAGAGTGCGACCGACATCGGTGGGTTGCCGGGCAAGCTGGCCGACTGCCGGTCGACCGATCCGAGCAAGTCCGAGCTGTACGTGGTGGAGGGCGATTCGGCGGGTGGTTCGGCCAAGAGCGGTCGCGACTCGATGTTTCAGGCGATCCTGCCGCTGCGCGGCAAGATCATCAATGTCGAGAAGGCCCGTATCGACCGGGTGTTGAAGAACACCGAGGTGCAGTCGATCATCACCGCGCTGGGCACCGGTATCCACGACGAGTTCGACATCACCAAGCTGCGGTATCACAAGATCGTGTTGATGGCCGATGCCGATGTGGACGGTCAGCACATCTCGACGTTGTTGTTGACGTTGTTGTTCCGGTTCATGAAGCCGTTGATCGAGAACGGGCATGTGTTCTTGGCGCAGCCGCCGTTGTACAAGCTCAAGTGGCAGCGCTCGGAGCCGGAGTTCGCCTATTCGGATCGTGAGCGTGACGGGTTGCTGGAGGCCGGGCGTAAGGCCGGCAAGAAGATCAACGTCGATGACGGTATCCAGCGGTACAAGGGTCTGGGTGAGATGGATGCCAAGGAGTTGTGGGAGACCACGATGGATCCGTCGGTGCGGGTGTTGCGTCAGGTGACCCTCGATGACGCGGCCGCCGCCGACGAACTGTTCTCCATCTTGATGGGCGAGGACGTCGAAGCGCGGCGCAGCTTCATCACCCGCAACGCCAAAGACGTTCGCTTCCTGGATGTTTAA
- the gyrA gene encoding DNA gyrase subunit A: MTDTTLPPEGEAGDRIEPVDIQQEMQRSYIDYAMSVIVGRALPEVRDGLKPVHRRVLYAMYDSGFRPDRSHAKSARSVAETMGNYHPHGDASIYDTLVRMAQPWSLRYPLVDGQGNFGSPGNDPPAAMRYTEARLTPLAMEMLREIDEETVDFIPNYDGRVQEPTVLPSRFPNLLANGSGGIAVGMATNIPPHNLGELAEAVYWCLENYEADEEATCAAVMERVKGPDFPTSGLIVGTQGIEDTYKTGRGSIKMRGVVEIEEDSRGRTSIVITELPYQVNHDNFITSIAEQVRDGKLAGISNIEDQSSDRVGLRIVVELKRDAVAKVVLNNLYKHTQLQTSFGANMLSIVDGVPRTLRLDQLIRLYVDHQLDVIVRRTRYRLRKANERAHILRGLVKALDALDEVIALIRASQTVDIARAGLIELLDIDDIQAQAILDMQLRRLAALERQKIVDDLAKIEAEIADLEDILAKPERQRGIVRDELKEIVDKHGDARRTRIVPADGEVSDEDLIAREDVVVTITETGYAKRTKTDLYRSQKRGGKGVQGAGLKQDDMVNHFFVCSTHDWILFFTTQGRVYRAKAYELPEASRTARGQHVANLLAFQPEERIAQVIQIKSYEDAPYLVLATRNGLVKKSKLSDFDSNRSGGIVAINLREGDELVGAVLCSADDDLLLVSANGQSIRFSATDEALRPMGRATSGVQGMRFNEDDRLLSLNVVRPDTYLLVATSGGYAKRTSIDEYSVQGRGGKGILTIQYDRKRGSLVGALIVDDDTELYAITSGGGVIRTAARQVRKAGRQTKGVRLMNLGEGDTLIAIARNADEDAEAESEAESNTENAESPEA; the protein is encoded by the coding sequence ATGACTGACACGACGCTGCCGCCGGAAGGCGAAGCGGGCGACCGGATCGAACCGGTCGACATCCAGCAGGAGATGCAGCGCAGCTACATCGACTACGCCATGAGCGTGATCGTGGGCCGCGCGCTGCCCGAGGTGCGAGACGGGCTCAAGCCCGTGCACCGCCGCGTGCTGTACGCGATGTACGACTCGGGCTTCCGCCCGGACCGCAGCCACGCGAAATCCGCACGCTCGGTTGCCGAGACGATGGGTAACTACCATCCGCACGGCGACGCCTCGATCTACGACACCCTGGTCCGTATGGCCCAGCCGTGGTCGTTGCGCTACCCGCTGGTGGACGGCCAGGGCAACTTCGGGTCACCGGGTAACGATCCGCCAGCGGCCATGCGGTACACCGAAGCGCGACTCACTCCGTTGGCGATGGAGATGTTGCGTGAGATCGACGAGGAGACAGTCGATTTCATCCCGAACTATGACGGACGGGTGCAGGAGCCGACGGTTCTGCCGAGCCGGTTCCCCAACCTGTTGGCCAACGGTTCTGGCGGTATCGCCGTCGGCATGGCCACCAACATCCCGCCGCACAACCTCGGCGAGTTGGCCGAGGCCGTGTACTGGTGCCTGGAGAACTACGAGGCCGACGAGGAAGCCACGTGTGCGGCCGTCATGGAGCGCGTCAAGGGACCTGACTTCCCCACGTCGGGTCTGATCGTCGGCACACAGGGCATCGAGGACACGTACAAGACCGGCCGCGGGTCGATCAAGATGCGTGGCGTCGTCGAGATCGAGGAGGACAGCCGGGGACGGACGAGCATCGTCATCACCGAGCTGCCCTATCAGGTCAACCACGACAACTTCATCACCTCGATCGCCGAGCAGGTCCGCGACGGCAAGCTCGCGGGTATCTCCAACATCGAGGACCAGTCCAGTGACCGCGTGGGTCTGCGAATCGTCGTGGAGCTCAAGCGCGACGCGGTTGCCAAGGTGGTGCTGAACAACCTCTACAAGCACACCCAGCTGCAGACCAGCTTCGGCGCCAACATGCTGTCGATTGTCGACGGTGTGCCGCGCACGCTGCGCCTCGACCAGCTGATCCGCCTGTACGTCGACCACCAACTCGATGTGATCGTGCGGCGCACCCGGTACCGGCTGCGCAAGGCCAACGAGCGGGCCCACATCCTGCGCGGCCTGGTCAAGGCGCTCGACGCCCTCGACGAGGTCATCGCGTTGATCCGGGCCTCGCAGACCGTCGACATCGCGCGTGCCGGCCTGATCGAGCTGCTCGACATCGACGACATCCAGGCCCAGGCGATCCTCGACATGCAGCTGCGCAGGCTGGCAGCTCTCGAGCGGCAGAAGATCGTCGACGATCTCGCCAAGATCGAGGCCGAGATCGCCGATCTGGAGGACATTCTCGCCAAGCCCGAGCGGCAGCGCGGGATCGTGCGTGACGAGCTCAAGGAGATCGTCGACAAGCACGGCGACGCCCGTCGCACCCGGATCGTGCCCGCCGACGGCGAGGTCAGCGACGAGGACCTCATCGCGCGCGAGGACGTGGTGGTGACCATCACCGAGACCGGGTACGCCAAGCGCACCAAGACCGACCTGTACCGCAGCCAGAAGCGCGGCGGCAAGGGCGTGCAGGGCGCCGGGCTCAAGCAGGACGACATGGTCAACCACTTCTTCGTCTGCTCGACCCACGACTGGATCCTGTTCTTCACCACGCAGGGCCGCGTGTACCGGGCGAAGGCGTACGAGTTGCCCGAGGCGTCCCGCACCGCGCGCGGTCAGCACGTCGCGAACCTGCTGGCCTTCCAGCCGGAGGAGCGCATCGCCCAGGTCATCCAGATCAAGAGCTACGAAGATGCGCCGTACCTGGTGCTGGCGACCCGCAACGGCCTGGTCAAGAAGTCCAAACTCAGCGACTTCGACTCCAACCGGTCCGGCGGCATCGTCGCGATCAACCTGCGTGAAGGCGACGAGTTGGTGGGCGCGGTGCTGTGCTCGGCCGACGACGACCTGCTTCTGGTGAGCGCCAACGGCCAGTCGATCCGTTTCTCGGCGACCGACGAGGCGTTGCGTCCGATGGGCCGCGCGACCTCCGGTGTGCAGGGCATGCGGTTCAACGAGGATGACCGCCTGCTGTCGCTCAACGTGGTCCGGCCGGATACGTATCTGCTGGTGGCGACGTCGGGCGGGTATGCGAAGCGCACGTCGATCGACGAGTACTCGGTGCAGGGCCGCGGCGGCAAGGGCATCCTGACGATCCAGTACGACCGCAAACGTGGCAGTCTGGTCGGAGCGTTGATCGTCGACGATGACACCGAGCTGTACGCGATCACGTCCGGTGGTGGTGTCATCCGGACTGCCGCACGTCAGGTCCGCAAGGCCGGGCGGCAGACCAAGGGTGTTCGCTTGATGAACCTGGGTGAGGGCGACACACTGATTGCCATCGCCCGCAACGCCGACGAGGACGCGGAAGCCGAATCGGAAGCCGAATCGAATACCGAAAACGCCGAGTCACCCGAGGCGTGA
- a CDS encoding DUF3566 domain-containing protein, translating into MSSPNEPGYPRAGDRPGATNGTGPGGDGGALSSSSTRATGHITDSGDVPPWQRGVSRTAQQPAQQPPADGRIGDTEQQPRPAPRPEPPRPEPRPEARNEPRPEHRTEAYASELPDLSGPVPRSAQRKTGSDAPRGSAPTTRIHVAGRQQPAGPVRASMQIRRVDPWTVLKVSLVLSVVLFFVWMIAVAFLYLVLGGMGVWSKLNSNVGDLLTSASGSSGGELVSSGTIFGGAALIGLVNIVVLSAMATVGAFIYNLTTDLVGGIEVTLADRE; encoded by the coding sequence GTGAGTTCACCCAACGAGCCGGGATACCCGCGCGCGGGGGACCGGCCGGGCGCCACCAACGGCACGGGTCCGGGCGGCGACGGCGGAGCCCTCAGCAGCAGCTCGACGCGGGCCACGGGGCACATCACCGACTCCGGTGACGTGCCACCGTGGCAGCGCGGGGTGTCGCGAACCGCCCAGCAACCGGCACAGCAACCGCCTGCCGACGGTCGGATCGGCGACACCGAACAGCAGCCGCGGCCGGCGCCCCGTCCGGAACCGCCACGACCCGAGCCTCGGCCGGAGGCCCGCAACGAGCCTCGGCCGGAACACCGCACCGAGGCCTACGCAAGTGAGTTGCCGGACCTGTCGGGTCCGGTGCCCCGCTCCGCGCAGCGCAAGACCGGATCCGATGCACCGCGTGGGTCGGCACCCACCACCCGCATCCACGTGGCCGGCAGGCAGCAGCCGGCCGGGCCGGTGCGGGCCAGCATGCAGATCCGCCGCGTCGACCCGTGGACTGTGCTGAAGGTCTCACTGGTCCTGTCGGTGGTGCTCTTCTTCGTGTGGATGATCGCCGTGGCCTTCCTCTACCTCGTGCTCGGCGGCATGGGCGTGTGGAGCAAGCTCAACAGCAACGTCGGCGACCTCCTCACGAGTGCGAGCGGCAGTTCGGGCGGTGAACTGGTCTCCAGCGGCACGATCTTCGGCGGTGCGGCCCTCATCGGCCTGGTGAACATCGTCGTGCTGAGTGCCATGGCAACCGTCGGCGCGTTCATCTACAACCTCACGACAGACCTCGTCGGGGGTATCGAAGTGACGTTGGCGGATCGGGAGTGA